One region of Desertifilum tharense IPPAS B-1220 genomic DNA includes:
- the rpmB gene encoding 50S ribosomal protein L28 — protein sequence MSRRCQLTGKKANNAYAISHSHRRTKKLQQPNLQWKRVWWPQGNRWVRLRLSTKAIKTLEVKGLQAMAKEAGLDLSKF from the coding sequence GTGTCGCGTAGATGCCAGTTAACCGGAAAGAAGGCAAATAATGCCTATGCTATTTCTCACTCTCACCGTCGTACCAAGAAGCTACAACAGCCCAATTTACAATGGAAGCGCGTTTGGTGGCCCCAAGGCAATCGTTGGGTGAGATTGCGCCTCTCGACTAAAGCGATTAAGACCTTAGAAGTTAAAGGTCTGCAAGCAATGGCGAAAGAAGCTGGACTGGATTTGAGCAAATTTTAA
- a CDS encoding methionine gamma-lyase family protein, translating to MNSFEQLKEAEKALFPIFSGIDTAVKQNLRRVLDAFREHRVGVHHFASVTGYGHNDLGREILDRVFATIMGAEAAAVRVQFVSGTHAIACALFGVLRPGDEMLSVAGAPYDTLEEVIGLRGHQQGSLKDFGISYRELPLTSDGSVDWKALSEAITPKTRLALIQRSCGYSWRSSLSIADIEKIVKIVKQQNPNTICFVDNCYGEFIEEQEPPAVGADLIAGSLIKNPGGTIVTAGGYIAGQKDLVEAATCRLTAPGIGSEGGATFDQNRLLFQGLFLAPQMVGEAMKGNHLTAYVFDRLGYPVNPHPLAARRDVIQAIELGSPEKLIAFCRAIQRYSPIGSYLDPIPAPMPGYESDLVMAGGTFIDGSTSEFSADGPLREPYIVFCQGGTHWTHVSLALEAAIEALSAEC from the coding sequence ATGAACAGCTTTGAACAGCTCAAAGAAGCAGAAAAGGCATTGTTTCCGATTTTTTCTGGAATTGACACTGCCGTCAAGCAAAATCTTAGACGAGTTTTAGACGCATTTCGCGAACATCGCGTCGGCGTCCATCACTTTGCCAGTGTCACGGGTTACGGTCATAATGACCTCGGACGAGAAATTCTCGATCGAGTTTTCGCAACCATTATGGGGGCTGAAGCGGCTGCCGTGCGCGTCCAGTTCGTTTCTGGAACGCACGCGATCGCCTGTGCCTTATTTGGCGTTCTGCGTCCGGGAGACGAAATGCTCTCCGTTGCAGGCGCGCCCTACGATACTCTCGAAGAAGTCATCGGGCTGCGAGGACACCAACAAGGCTCCTTAAAGGATTTTGGCATTTCCTACCGCGAATTGCCTCTAACATCCGACGGATCGGTGGACTGGAAAGCTCTCAGTGAGGCCATTACCCCCAAAACCCGTTTAGCCCTCATTCAACGTTCCTGCGGCTATTCCTGGCGTTCGTCCCTCTCCATTGCCGACATTGAAAAAATCGTTAAGATTGTCAAGCAGCAAAACCCAAACACCATTTGTTTTGTCGATAACTGTTACGGCGAATTTATCGAAGAACAGGAACCCCCCGCCGTCGGTGCTGACTTAATCGCTGGATCGCTGATCAAAAATCCGGGCGGCACCATCGTCACTGCCGGGGGATACATCGCGGGTCAAAAAGACCTCGTAGAGGCTGCTACCTGCCGCCTCACCGCCCCCGGAATTGGAAGCGAGGGGGGGGCTACATTTGACCAAAATCGCCTGCTCTTTCAAGGCTTATTCCTAGCTCCGCAAATGGTCGGAGAAGCGATGAAAGGCAATCATTTAACTGCCTACGTCTTCGATCGATTAGGATACCCCGTTAACCCCCATCCCCTGGCTGCGCGTCGCGATGTGATTCAAGCCATTGAACTGGGTTCGCCTGAAAAGCTAATTGCTTTTTGTCGCGCGATTCAGCGATATTCTCCCATTGGATCGTACCTCGACCCCATTCCGGCTCCCATGCCCGGTTACGAAAGCGACTTAGTGATGGCTGGCGGCACCTTTATTGATGGCAGTACCTCAGAATTTTCCGCCGATGGCCCGTTAAGAGAACCTTATATTGTTTTCTGCCAAGGAGGAACCCACTGGACTCACGTTTCTCTAGCCTTAGAAGCAGCCATTGAAGCCCTCAGCGCTGAATGCTAG
- a CDS encoding MBL fold metallo-hydrolase has protein sequence MAQLTQRRSQNVQGNFYVDTTCIDCDTCRWMAPEVFIEDDDQSAVYHQPESEQQHLKAMQALLACPTASIGTVEKPTDIKAVQSSFPIPIAENVYHCGYHAESSFGAASYLIVRPQGNILVDSPRWASPLVKQIEELGGVSYLYLTHRDDVADHQKYANHFHCQRILHQDEINANTQDVEIQLSGTEPYQLAEDLLIIPVPGHTKGHTVLLYNNRFLFTGDHLAWSDEYQHLIAFRRACWYSWPELRISMKKLTDYSFEWVLPGHGRRYHAENAEVMQQQLQKCIAWMETVA, from the coding sequence ATGGCACAATTGACGCAACGGCGATCGCAAAATGTTCAGGGTAACTTCTACGTCGATACCACCTGTATAGACTGCGATACCTGTCGCTGGATGGCCCCGGAAGTGTTTATAGAGGACGATGACCAATCCGCAGTCTATCACCAGCCGGAGAGCGAACAGCAGCACCTCAAAGCCATGCAAGCTTTACTCGCCTGTCCGACGGCTTCAATTGGAACCGTAGAGAAACCCACGGATATTAAAGCGGTTCAATCTAGCTTTCCCATCCCCATCGCTGAAAATGTGTATCACTGCGGCTATCATGCCGAAAGTTCGTTTGGGGCGGCTAGCTATCTAATTGTCCGTCCGCAAGGGAATATTTTAGTCGATTCCCCCCGCTGGGCTTCTCCTTTAGTCAAGCAGATTGAAGAATTAGGTGGGGTAAGTTATCTCTATTTAACCCATCGAGATGACGTTGCGGATCATCAAAAGTATGCCAACCATTTTCACTGTCAGCGGATTTTGCACCAGGATGAGATTAACGCCAACACTCAGGATGTAGAAATTCAATTAAGCGGAACGGAACCCTATCAACTCGCCGAAGATTTGCTGATTATTCCCGTTCCCGGACATACGAAAGGGCATACGGTTTTACTCTATAACAATCGCTTCCTGTTTACAGGCGATCATTTAGCTTGGTCTGATGAATATCAACATCTCATCGCCTTTCGGCGGGCTTGCTGGTATTCTTGGCCAGAATTGAGAATATCGATGAAAAAGCTAACCGATTATTCTTTTGAATGGGTGTTACCCGGTCACGGTCGCCGCTATCATGCAGAGAATGCGGAGGTGATGCAACAACAACTGCAAAAATGTATTGCTTGGATGGAGACTGTGGCTTGA
- a CDS encoding Uma2 family endonuclease, with protein sequence MNPTATELGLPPPFPDHTQLPESDGTFVKNFQEHPQSILLTDSLGPLLAQRHPDGRYCIGQDSGIYWRETDPPEAGAVAPDWFYVPNVSARPERGSYRRSYVFWREHISPLIAIELASGKGEEERNATPLLMTEAGEVQKPGKFWVYEQILHITYYAIYEIVSNRLEAYRLVEGRYQPITPNERGHYFIPPLEIELGLWQGTYQNQTQQWLRWWDKDGNLLLIGSERAEREKLKTEQERQRAEQAEQKAARLAERLREMGIDPDNLD encoded by the coding sequence ATGAACCCAACAGCCACAGAACTGGGTTTACCCCCACCCTTCCCCGACCATACCCAACTCCCAGAATCCGATGGTACCTTTGTGAAGAACTTTCAGGAGCATCCCCAAAGCATCCTCCTCACCGACTCCCTCGGCCCCCTTTTAGCACAGCGACACCCAGACGGACGTTACTGTATTGGACAAGATAGCGGCATCTACTGGCGCGAGACAGACCCCCCAGAAGCCGGTGCAGTCGCCCCAGACTGGTTCTATGTCCCCAACGTCTCCGCCCGACCAGAACGCGGTTCTTATCGGCGTTCCTACGTCTTTTGGCGAGAACATATCTCTCCCCTCATCGCCATCGAATTAGCCAGCGGTAAAGGCGAGGAAGAACGAAACGCCACCCCTTTGCTGATGACAGAAGCAGGCGAAGTCCAAAAACCGGGTAAATTCTGGGTTTACGAGCAAATTCTGCATATTACCTACTACGCCATCTATGAAATTGTCAGTAACAGACTCGAAGCCTATCGCCTCGTCGAAGGACGCTATCAACCCATAACACCCAACGAACGGGGTCATTATTTCATCCCACCCCTAGAGATAGAACTAGGACTGTGGCAAGGTACTTATCAAAATCAAACCCAGCAGTGGTTGCGCTGGTGGGATAAAGACGGCAATCTGTTACTCATTGGTAGCGAACGCGCCGAACGGGAGAAACTCAAAACCGAACAGGAAAGACAACGCGCCGAACAAGCCGAACAAAAAGCCGCCCGTTTAGCAGAACGCTTGCGAGAAATGGGAATCGACCCCGATAATCTCGATTAA
- a CDS encoding alpha/beta fold hydrolase, whose translation MTTQLQPTKPLEKFTWQWRGHQICYTVAGTGKPLLLLHGFGASIGHWRKNIPVLAETGYRVFALDLLGFGSSDKPELDYTLDLWQALVQDFWQAHIQEPTVFIGNSIGALLSLTLVADNPEISDGGVLINCAGGLNHRPDELQLPLRFVMGMFTKMVSSPMTGPFVFNRIRAKERIRNTLRQVYRNPEAITDELVEMLYEPSCHPGAQKVFASILSAPPGRSPVELFPKVTQPLLVLWGEDDPWTPIAGATIYQNLVEQGKDVKFVGIPNAGHCPHDEHPEQVNALILDWLNSKHSD comes from the coding sequence GTGACAACTCAACTGCAACCGACTAAACCCCTAGAAAAATTTACCTGGCAATGGCGAGGTCATCAAATTTGCTATACCGTCGCTGGCACAGGTAAACCTCTCCTCCTGTTACATGGCTTTGGGGCCTCCATTGGTCACTGGCGCAAGAACATTCCCGTCTTAGCCGAAACGGGCTATCGCGTTTTTGCCTTAGATTTACTAGGGTTTGGCAGTTCAGATAAACCCGAACTAGATTACACCCTCGACCTTTGGCAAGCATTAGTTCAAGACTTTTGGCAAGCGCATATCCAAGAACCCACCGTCTTTATTGGTAACTCCATTGGCGCATTACTGAGTTTAACCCTCGTTGCCGATAACCCGGAAATTTCTGACGGCGGGGTTTTGATTAACTGTGCGGGAGGCCTCAACCATCGCCCCGATGAGTTGCAACTCCCCTTGCGCTTTGTGATGGGGATGTTTACCAAAATGGTGAGTTCTCCGATGACGGGGCCGTTTGTGTTTAACCGCATTCGCGCCAAAGAACGCATCCGCAATACCCTGCGCCAAGTGTATCGCAACCCTGAAGCGATTACCGATGAGTTGGTCGAGATGCTATACGAACCCTCTTGTCATCCAGGGGCCCAAAAAGTTTTTGCTTCAATTCTGAGCGCACCACCAGGGCGATCGCCTGTAGAATTATTTCCCAAGGTGACTCAACCTCTGTTGGTCTTGTGGGGCGAGGATGACCCTTGGACGCCCATTGCAGGGGCAACGATTTATCAAAACCTAGTGGAACAAGGCAAAGACGTTAAGTTTGTCGGGATTCCCAATGCGGGACATTGCCCCCACGACGAACACCCAGAACAGGTGAATGCTCTGATCTTAGACTGGTTGAACAGTAAACATTCTGATTGA
- a CDS encoding glutamyl-tRNA reductase, translating to MNIAVVGLSHKTAPVEVREKLSIPEPQVEGAIAHLLSYPHIEEVAILSTCNRLEIYIVTSETQQGVAELTQFLAEHSKVPVHHLRPHLFILLHEDAVMHLMRVSAGLDSLVLGEGQILAQVKQAHKLGQQYKGVGRILNRLLKQALTAGKRVRTETSIGTGAVSISSAAVELAQIKVPNLSACRVAILGAGKMSRLLVQHLIAKGATQICILNRSLPRAEELAAQFREVEIRVCLLSEMMSIVAESDLVFTSTSATQPLLNRAKLEPVLQSQRTLMLFDISVPRNVDADVNQVMGVHAFNVDDLKAVVAQNQESRRQMAMEAEVLLEEECEAFIVWWRSLETVPTINSLRDKIETIREQELEKALSRLGSEFAEKHQEVIEALTRGIVNKILHDPMVQLRAQQDIEARRHAMETLKVLFNLETETRSSEQYS from the coding sequence ATGAACATTGCAGTAGTCGGTTTAAGTCACAAAACAGCACCCGTTGAAGTGCGGGAAAAGTTGAGTATCCCCGAACCGCAAGTTGAAGGGGCGATCGCGCATTTACTGTCTTACCCGCACATTGAAGAAGTCGCCATTCTCAGCACTTGCAACCGCCTAGAGATTTACATCGTCACCAGCGAAACCCAACAAGGCGTTGCCGAACTCACCCAATTCTTAGCCGAACATAGTAAAGTTCCCGTCCATCACCTGCGCCCCCACCTGTTTATCCTGCTCCACGAAGATGCCGTCATGCACCTGATGCGCGTCTCAGCCGGACTCGATAGCTTGGTATTAGGGGAAGGTCAAATTCTGGCCCAAGTTAAACAAGCCCATAAACTCGGCCAGCAGTACAAAGGGGTGGGGCGGATTCTCAACCGCCTGCTGAAACAAGCCCTCACCGCCGGGAAACGGGTACGAACTGAAACCAGCATTGGCACTGGGGCCGTTTCCATTAGTTCGGCAGCCGTGGAACTGGCTCAAATCAAGGTTCCCAACCTTTCGGCTTGTCGCGTGGCGATCCTAGGGGCCGGGAAAATGTCTCGCCTGCTGGTACAGCACCTGATTGCCAAAGGCGCAACCCAAATTTGTATTCTCAACCGCTCTTTACCCCGCGCCGAAGAATTAGCCGCCCAGTTCCGCGAGGTGGAAATCCGCGTTTGTCTGCTCTCGGAGATGATGAGCATTGTGGCAGAATCGGATTTAGTGTTTACCAGTACCTCTGCAACGCAACCCTTACTCAACCGCGCCAAATTAGAACCTGTTTTACAAAGTCAGCGTACCCTGATGCTATTTGATATTTCTGTACCGCGTAATGTGGATGCAGATGTGAATCAAGTGATGGGGGTTCATGCTTTTAACGTAGACGATTTGAAGGCTGTGGTGGCGCAAAACCAAGAAAGCCGCCGTCAAATGGCGATGGAAGCGGAAGTTCTGCTTGAAGAAGAGTGCGAAGCCTTTATCGTTTGGTGGCGGAGTTTAGAGACGGTTCCTACCATCAACAGTCTCAGAGATAAAATTGAAACCATTCGCGAACAAGAATTAGAAAAAGCGCTATCTCGTTTAGGGTCAGAATTTGCCGAAAAACATCAAGAAGTGATCGAGGCTTTAACGCGCGGCATAGTCAATAAAATTTTGCACGATCCAATGGTTCAACTCAGAGCGCAGCAGGATATTGAAGCCAGACGACACGCAATGGAAACCTTAAAAGTATTATTTAACCTCGAAACAGAAACGAGATCGAGCGAGCAATATAGCTAA
- a CDS encoding mechanosensitive ion channel family protein, with translation MFMDLAIANFLSRILLFIPQLGLSLLIFGAFWFASILSRKLILRFAHRVNLNIDILNLLEQTTKISLLFFGALTALGTLGIDVSALVAGLGLTGFALGLALKDIVSNLLSGVLILIYQPFRRNDWIKVGPTEGKVLQIDLRYTTLQADNQKILIPNSSLFTNTICIIDKEEKIKIIQP, from the coding sequence ATGTTTATGGATCTAGCGATCGCAAATTTCCTCAGCCGAATTCTACTCTTTATTCCCCAACTTGGATTAAGCCTCCTCATTTTTGGCGCGTTTTGGTTTGCCAGCATTCTCAGCCGCAAGCTCATCCTCCGCTTTGCCCATCGCGTCAACCTCAATATTGATATTCTCAACCTATTAGAACAAACCACCAAAATTTCGCTTTTATTCTTTGGAGCCTTAACCGCATTGGGGACATTAGGAATCGATGTTTCTGCCCTAGTTGCCGGTCTGGGCTTAACTGGATTTGCCCTCGGTTTAGCTCTTAAAGATATTGTTTCTAATTTACTTTCTGGCGTATTAATCCTGATTTATCAACCCTTTCGGCGTAACGATTGGATTAAAGTTGGCCCCACCGAAGGAAAAGTTTTGCAAATCGATCTGCGCTATACCACATTACAAGCTGATAATCAAAAAATTTTAATTCCCAATTCATCCTTATTTACCAATACGATTTGTATTATTGACAAAGAAGAAAAAATCAAGATTATACAACCCTAA
- the glpX gene encoding class II fructose-bisphosphatase: protein MLESTLGLEIIEVVEQAALASARWMGKGEKNTADQVAVEAMRERMNRIHMRGRIVIGEGERDDAPMLYIGEEVGICTREDAKDFCNPDELIEIDIAVDPCEGTNLVAYGQNGSMAVLAISEKGGLFAAPDFYMKKLAAPAVAKGKVDISKSATENLKIMSECMDRAVEELVVVVMDRPRHKELIQEIREAGARVRLISDGDVSAAICCGFAGTNIHALMGIGAAPEGVISAAAMRCLGGHFQGQLIYDPEVVKTGLIGESKESNLARLKDMGINDPDKVYDAEELASGETVLFAACGITPGNLMEGVRFFGGGARTQSLVISSQSRTARFVDTIHMFDEPRALQLK, encoded by the coding sequence GTGCTAGAAAGTACACTTGGCTTAGAAATTATCGAAGTAGTCGAGCAAGCCGCCCTCGCCTCTGCACGCTGGATGGGAAAAGGTGAGAAAAACACCGCCGATCAAGTTGCAGTAGAAGCGATGCGCGAGCGGATGAACAGAATTCATATGCGCGGTCGAATCGTCATCGGTGAAGGCGAGCGCGACGATGCACCGATGCTCTACATTGGGGAAGAAGTGGGCATTTGTACCCGCGAAGATGCCAAAGATTTCTGCAATCCTGACGAACTGATTGAAATTGACATCGCCGTTGACCCCTGCGAAGGCACTAACCTAGTGGCTTACGGGCAAAATGGTTCAATGGCCGTATTAGCCATCTCTGAAAAAGGCGGCTTATTCGCTGCGCCAGACTTCTACATGAAGAAACTGGCAGCTCCGGCGGTTGCGAAAGGCAAAGTGGATATTAGCAAATCCGCAACCGAAAACCTGAAAATCATGTCTGAGTGCATGGATCGCGCCGTCGAGGAATTAGTTGTAGTGGTGATGGATCGTCCCCGTCACAAAGAACTCATCCAAGAAATCCGCGAAGCCGGAGCCAGAGTCCGGTTGATTAGCGATGGTGACGTGTCTGCGGCCATTTGTTGCGGCTTTGCAGGCACCAACATTCACGCGCTGATGGGGATTGGTGCGGCTCCTGAAGGGGTGATTTCAGCAGCAGCAATGCGTTGCTTGGGCGGCCACTTCCAAGGTCAATTGATCTACGATCCAGAGGTAGTGAAAACAGGCTTGATCGGCGAAAGCAAAGAAAGCAACCTGGCTCGACTCAAAGACATGGGGATTAATGACCCTGATAAAGTCTATGATGCGGAAGAACTCGCCTCTGGCGAAACGGTTCTGTTTGCAGCTTGCGGCATCACTCCGGGTAACTTAATGGAAGGCGTGCGCTTCTTCGGTGGCGGCGCTCGGACGCAAAGCCTTGTTATTTCTAGCCAGTCTCGGACTGCTCGCTTTGTGGATACCATTCACATGTTTGATGAGCCACGGGCGCTGCAATTGAAATAG
- a CDS encoding acyl-CoA desaturase: MTVATTTKPRMEWIIIIYMALIHIGALFALLPGNFNWQAVGVALLLHWVTGGLGITLGWHRLVTHRSFQTPKWLEYFFVFCGTLTCEGGVIDWVGLHRIHHLHSDTDPDPHDSNKGFWWSHMGWMFIETPAKKDVARYTKDIADDPVYQFLDKYFVPIQMALALVLYALGGWPFVVWGIFVRLVAVFHCTWFVNSATHKFGYQSHESGDRSRNCWWVALVTYGEGWHNNHHAFQYSARHGLQWWEFDQTWLTIRLLQALGLATKVKLAEVEK; this comes from the coding sequence ATGACTGTTGCAACCACAACTAAACCTCGCATGGAATGGATCATTATCATTTACATGGCATTGATCCATATCGGAGCGCTTTTCGCCCTTTTGCCGGGTAACTTTAATTGGCAAGCAGTGGGAGTAGCGCTACTCCTGCACTGGGTAACGGGTGGTCTAGGGATTACCCTAGGATGGCATCGTTTGGTGACTCATCGCAGCTTTCAAACCCCGAAATGGCTAGAATACTTTTTTGTTTTCTGCGGTACGCTCACCTGTGAAGGGGGCGTGATTGATTGGGTAGGATTGCACCGCATTCATCACTTGCATTCGGATACCGATCCCGATCCGCATGATTCTAATAAAGGGTTTTGGTGGAGTCACATGGGCTGGATGTTCATTGAGACGCCAGCGAAAAAAGACGTTGCCCGTTATACCAAAGATATTGCAGATGACCCTGTTTATCAATTTTTGGATAAATACTTTGTCCCCATTCAAATGGCTTTAGCCTTGGTGCTTTATGCTCTGGGCGGTTGGCCGTTTGTGGTTTGGGGAATTTTTGTGCGCTTAGTTGCAGTTTTTCATTGTACTTGGTTTGTCAATAGTGCGACGCACAAGTTTGGCTACCAAAGTCATGAAAGTGGCGATCGCTCTCGCAACTGCTGGTGGGTGGCGTTAGTCACCTACGGCGAAGGCTGGCACAATAATCACCATGCTTTTCAATACTCTGCCCGTCACGGTTTGCAGTGGTGGGAATTTGACCAAACTTGGTTAACGATTCGTTTATTACAAGCTTTGGGTTTAGCCACTAAGGTGAAGTTAGCCGAAGTCGAGAAGTAG
- a CDS encoding Uma2 family endonuclease yields the protein MTLATQSLTLEEFLKLPETQPASEFIDGEVIQKPMPQGEHSLIQVELCEAINRATKPQKIAIAFPELRCTFGGDSMIPDVAVFRWERIPVTSSGRIANRFETYPDWSIEILAPDGSLTKVLGKLLHCSQQGTELGWLIDPEDESILTIFPEQRVQLLRGNSPLPILSGIVLELTVAQVFSWLTL from the coding sequence ATGACTTTAGCCACCCAATCCCTAACTTTAGAGGAATTCCTAAAACTTCCCGAAACTCAACCCGCTTCTGAATTTATCGATGGTGAGGTGATTCAAAAACCTATGCCACAAGGAGAGCATAGCCTAATCCAGGTAGAACTGTGCGAGGCGATTAACCGCGCGACTAAGCCGCAGAAAATTGCGATCGCCTTTCCAGAATTGCGCTGTACCTTTGGAGGAGACTCGATGATTCCGGATGTGGCGGTGTTTCGGTGGGAAAGAATTCCGGTTACGTCTTCTGGAAGAATTGCCAACCGCTTCGAGACTTATCCAGATTGGTCTATTGAGATTTTAGCCCCAGATGGGAGTTTGACGAAAGTATTGGGGAAACTGCTGCACTGTTCTCAACAGGGAACCGAGTTGGGATGGTTAATCGATCCAGAGGATGAAAGTATTTTAACGATCTTCCCAGAGCAACGGGTGCAATTGTTGAGGGGGAATAGTCCGCTCCCTATTCTTAGCGGAATTGTATTGGAACTCACGGTTGCACAGGTTTTTAGTTGGTTAACGCTTTAA